A genomic window from Glaciihabitans sp. INWT7 includes:
- a CDS encoding DUF885 domain-containing protein, giving the protein MTDADQAHEARATTPIDAIAETWVDTELDLFPEYRVYLGREGHEGEYADYSPEGAERVISEVRKTLASIQAATPVDAVDEVTKMDLSRELQLQIDKHEAGFEQRDLNVIASAPQSLRDIFDLMPTDSEEDWSHVATRMRNLPAAMDGYIRTLRTGIAAGNVPAIRQVREVLAQAAKQVADTGFFYRLAEGARAGESDLPASLRGDLAAAARDSAGAYATLSDFLENELAPHAPERDAVGRDIYTLASRDFLGAVVDLDETYEWGIEELARMTAEQESIAREIKPGATVLEAIAFLDQDSSRKLHGTDALQKWMQETSDRAVEELSRVHFDIPAEVRRLECMIAPTQEGGIYYTPPTDDFSRAGRMWWSVPEGVTEFDTWRELTTVYHEGVPGHHLQIGQAVYNKALLNTWRRNAGTSGHAEGWALYAERLMEQLGYLDDPADRLGMLDGQRMRAARVVLDIGVHLEKTLPDGSGPWTGDYAFGFLGENVNMSPEFVRFEVNRYLGWPGQAPSYKIGQRIWEQLRDEYSRREGAAFDIKAFHKKALDIGGVGLDTLKAALLA; this is encoded by the coding sequence ATGACTGATGCAGACCAGGCCCACGAGGCCCGTGCCACCACCCCCATCGATGCGATAGCCGAGACCTGGGTCGATACCGAGCTCGATCTCTTCCCGGAGTATCGCGTATACCTCGGCCGAGAAGGACACGAGGGCGAGTATGCCGACTACTCGCCGGAGGGTGCCGAGCGGGTGATCTCGGAGGTCAGGAAGACCCTCGCGAGCATCCAGGCCGCCACTCCTGTGGATGCCGTCGACGAGGTCACCAAGATGGACCTCAGTCGGGAACTCCAGCTGCAGATCGACAAGCACGAGGCCGGATTCGAGCAGCGTGATCTCAACGTGATTGCGTCTGCACCGCAGAGCCTCCGTGACATCTTCGACCTGATGCCGACCGATTCGGAGGAGGACTGGTCACACGTCGCCACGCGGATGCGCAACCTCCCTGCGGCCATGGACGGCTACATCCGCACGCTGCGAACCGGTATCGCCGCTGGCAATGTGCCGGCCATCCGCCAGGTGCGGGAGGTGCTTGCCCAGGCGGCCAAACAGGTGGCCGATACTGGTTTCTTCTATCGGCTCGCCGAGGGTGCGCGAGCGGGAGAGAGCGACCTCCCCGCCTCCTTGCGCGGCGATCTCGCGGCCGCGGCGCGCGACTCCGCCGGCGCCTACGCGACCCTCTCCGACTTCCTCGAGAACGAGCTCGCCCCACACGCTCCGGAACGCGATGCCGTGGGTCGTGACATCTATACGCTCGCCTCACGCGACTTCCTCGGCGCCGTCGTCGACCTCGACGAGACCTATGAATGGGGGATCGAGGAGCTCGCCCGGATGACGGCAGAGCAGGAGTCGATCGCTCGGGAGATCAAGCCCGGCGCGACGGTGTTGGAGGCGATAGCCTTCCTCGACCAGGATTCGAGTCGCAAGCTGCACGGCACGGATGCCCTGCAGAAGTGGATGCAGGAGACGAGTGACCGCGCAGTGGAGGAGCTCTCGCGAGTGCACTTCGACATCCCGGCCGAAGTGCGTCGACTCGAGTGCATGATCGCCCCGACCCAGGAGGGCGGTATCTACTACACGCCCCCGACCGACGATTTCTCCCGGGCGGGCCGGATGTGGTGGAGCGTTCCCGAGGGTGTCACGGAGTTCGACACCTGGCGCGAGCTCACGACCGTGTACCACGAGGGAGTCCCCGGCCATCACCTGCAGATCGGCCAGGCCGTCTACAACAAGGCACTGCTCAACACCTGGCGTCGCAACGCCGGGACGTCGGGGCACGCCGAGGGCTGGGCGCTCTACGCGGAACGCCTGATGGAACAACTCGGATACCTCGACGACCCCGCCGACCGGCTCGGAATGCTCGATGGACAGCGGATGCGCGCTGCTCGCGTGGTACTCGACATCGGTGTGCACCTGGAGAAGACGCTTCCCGACGGCTCGGGCCCCTGGACCGGCGATTACGCCTTCGGATTCCTCGGCGAGAACGTCAACATGAGCCCGGAGTTCGTGCGCTTCGAAGTCAACCGCTATCTCGGCTGGCCCGGACAGGCCCCGTCCTACAAGATCGGGCAGCGGATCTGGGAGCAGCTCCGCGACGAGTATTCCCGTCGTGAGGGAGCGGCCTTCGACATCAAGGCGTTCCACAAGAAAGCCCTCGACATCGGCGGTGTCGGCCTCGACACCCTGAAGGCGGCTCTGCTCGCGTAG
- a CDS encoding HPr family phosphocarrier protein — MSERTVTVASSVGLHARPASLFSQAAAKVGVPVTLTSAAGKTVNAASILGVLSLGIGHGEVVTLKADGDDAETALDSLAELLNTDLDKE; from the coding sequence ATGTCTGAACGTACCGTCACCGTCGCCTCGAGCGTCGGACTCCACGCCCGCCCAGCATCACTGTTCAGCCAGGCCGCCGCCAAAGTCGGCGTGCCGGTGACTCTCACCAGTGCCGCCGGCAAGACGGTGAATGCGGCCAGCATCCTCGGTGTGCTCTCGCTCGGGATCGGACACGGAGAGGTGGTCACCCTCAAGGCCGACGGCGACGACGCCGAGACCGCCCTCGATTCCCTCGCCGAGCTTCTGAACACCGATCTCGACAAAGAGTGA
- a CDS encoding zinc-dependent dehydrogenase translates to MKVARFYAPGDIRLEDLAEPQVSAGEVKIRVRNCSTCGTDVKISRSGHPNMTPPQVMGHEIAGEIVDVGDGVEGWAVGDRVQVIAAIPDGTCPDCLAGRQTVCPHQLSMGYQFPGGFAEFMIVPREVLQVDGLNRIPEGLGFAEASLAEPLACVLNGQELARVGEGDVVVVIGSGPIGCLHVRLARARGAAQVILVDLNADRLKKAADLVKPDLAIASESTDPVAAVLEATNGRGADVVITAAASGAAQEQGLLMLARRGRLSLFGGLPKDHPTITVDSNLVHYRELTIVGVNGSSPAHNKEALQLIASGAVPVTDLITHRLPLDDVLEAIEIVARGDGIKVTIEP, encoded by the coding sequence GTGAAGGTAGCGAGGTTCTACGCACCCGGCGACATCCGGCTCGAAGACCTGGCCGAACCGCAGGTCTCTGCGGGGGAAGTCAAGATCCGGGTGCGCAACTGCTCCACCTGCGGCACTGACGTCAAGATATCCCGTTCCGGTCATCCCAACATGACCCCGCCACAGGTGATGGGGCACGAGATCGCCGGGGAGATCGTGGACGTCGGGGACGGTGTCGAAGGCTGGGCTGTGGGAGACCGCGTGCAGGTCATCGCGGCGATCCCGGACGGCACCTGCCCCGACTGCCTCGCCGGTCGCCAGACCGTCTGCCCGCACCAGCTGTCCATGGGATACCAGTTCCCCGGCGGATTCGCCGAGTTCATGATCGTGCCGCGCGAGGTGTTGCAGGTGGACGGCCTCAATCGCATTCCCGAGGGACTCGGCTTCGCCGAGGCCAGTCTCGCCGAACCGCTCGCCTGCGTGCTCAACGGCCAGGAACTCGCGCGGGTCGGAGAAGGCGACGTGGTCGTCGTCATCGGATCCGGTCCGATCGGTTGCCTGCACGTGCGACTGGCGCGGGCGCGGGGTGCTGCTCAGGTGATCCTGGTCGATCTCAACGCCGACCGGTTGAAGAAGGCCGCCGATCTGGTGAAACCAGACCTCGCGATCGCCTCGGAATCGACGGACCCCGTGGCGGCCGTCCTCGAGGCGACAAACGGTCGGGGAGCGGACGTCGTGATCACCGCCGCCGCGTCCGGCGCCGCCCAGGAGCAGGGGCTGTTGATGCTCGCACGACGCGGTCGCCTGAGCCTGTTCGGTGGACTCCCGAAGGACCATCCGACGATCACCGTCGATTCGAACCTCGTGCACTACCGTGAACTCACCATCGTGGGCGTGAACGGGTCGAGTCCAGCCCACAACAAGGAGGCCCTGCAATTGATCGCCTCCGGAGCCGTGCCGGTGACCGATCTCATCACTCATCGCCTGCCCCTCGACGACGTGCTCGAGGCCATCGAAATCGTCGCTCGCGGCGACGGGATCAAAGTCACGATCGAACCCTGA
- a CDS encoding PTS sugar transporter subunit IIA, producing the protein MTDETAPALSTLLAESSIRLDESAQNQEDAIRQTGAALLEAGAIDASYIEAMLERERSVSTFVGEGVAIPHGTLAGKDSVKNDALVVLRFPDGVDWDGNDVRVCVGIAARGNGHIALLSQLATVLLDPDKAAALRAATTSSEVYELLKPDPEDE; encoded by the coding sequence ATGACAGACGAAACCGCTCCCGCCCTGTCCACGCTGCTGGCCGAGTCGTCCATTCGACTCGACGAGTCGGCGCAGAACCAGGAAGACGCGATCAGGCAGACCGGCGCAGCCCTGCTGGAGGCCGGCGCGATCGATGCCTCCTACATCGAGGCGATGCTCGAACGCGAGCGGTCGGTTTCCACCTTCGTCGGGGAGGGTGTCGCGATTCCTCACGGCACCCTCGCCGGCAAGGACTCGGTGAAGAACGATGCACTCGTCGTTCTCCGCTTTCCGGATGGTGTGGACTGGGACGGCAACGATGTGCGCGTCTGCGTGGGCATCGCTGCCCGTGGCAACGGGCACATCGCCCTGCTGTCCCAGCTCGCCACCGTGCTTCTCGACCCGGACAAGGCCGCAGCGCTCCGGGCAGCCACCACGAGTTCCGAGGTCTACGAGCTTCTGAAGCCCGATCCGGAAGACGAGTAG
- a CDS encoding PTS lactose transporter subunit IIB: MATIDGSSIKKLIVACDAGMGSSVMLASTLKKQLAKNGVTVEHSPVASIPSDADLVFTHTGLADRARHTVPDVPVVPFQLFLGDPAVAKIVKAIQNGETFEA; encoded by the coding sequence ATGGCAACCATCGACGGATCGAGCATCAAGAAGCTCATCGTTGCGTGCGACGCGGGAATGGGCAGCAGCGTCATGCTGGCCTCGACGCTGAAGAAGCAACTCGCGAAGAACGGGGTGACGGTGGAGCATTCCCCCGTCGCGTCCATCCCGAGCGACGCCGATCTGGTGTTCACCCACACGGGACTGGCCGACCGGGCACGGCACACGGTGCCGGATGTTCCGGTCGTGCCGTTCCAGTTGTTCCTGGGTGACCCTGCCGTCGCCAAGATCGTCAAGGCCATTCAAAACGGCGAGACCTTCGAGGCGTAG
- a CDS encoding PTS transporter subunit EIIC, whose amino-acid sequence MSDYTPVAAGTGARARIQRGGAFLAGMIMPNLGAFIAWGLVTALFIPNGWVNEIARATGAVAKDGVVPFATQASTIVGPIIVFLLPILIGYTGGRTVHGQRGAVVGAIATIGVIVSPLALGLAASGGTPPKSISDLGPQFLGALIIGPLAALLLKWIDSMIDGKLRGGFEMLVDNFTSGIVGGFSALVGVFALGPAVFWLTTVFANFVDALINAKLLPLASIIIEPAKILFLNNAIGNGVLVPLAAKQAAGPDGKSILFMLESNPGPGLGILVAMMLFGPIAIRATVPAAIVVQFLGGIHEIYFPYVLMKPILLIAAIAGGASGVLMFSLFNDGLLAPASPGSIFAYILVAYPGDLPTILLGILVSAGVAFIVGAALLGFGRNQNSGLDLEAAKEQSARNKNKPATAPVA is encoded by the coding sequence ATGTCCGATTACACTCCCGTGGCCGCCGGCACCGGCGCCCGCGCACGCATCCAGCGGGGTGGTGCATTCCTCGCTGGAATGATCATGCCGAACCTCGGTGCGTTCATCGCCTGGGGCCTCGTCACCGCCCTCTTCATCCCCAATGGCTGGGTCAACGAGATCGCCCGCGCGACCGGTGCGGTCGCGAAGGACGGCGTCGTGCCGTTCGCGACCCAGGCGTCGACCATCGTCGGCCCGATCATCGTGTTCCTGCTTCCGATCCTCATCGGGTACACCGGTGGTCGAACTGTTCACGGTCAGCGTGGTGCCGTCGTCGGTGCGATCGCGACGATCGGCGTCATCGTGTCGCCGCTCGCGCTCGGTCTCGCTGCGTCGGGTGGCACCCCGCCGAAGTCCATCTCCGACCTCGGTCCGCAGTTCCTCGGAGCCCTCATCATCGGCCCGCTCGCGGCCCTGCTGCTCAAGTGGATCGACAGCATGATCGATGGAAAGCTCCGCGGCGGTTTCGAGATGCTGGTGGACAACTTCACCTCTGGAATCGTCGGAGGCTTCTCGGCGCTCGTCGGTGTGTTCGCCCTCGGCCCGGCCGTGTTCTGGCTGACCACGGTATTCGCGAACTTCGTGGACGCCCTCATCAACGCGAAGCTGCTTCCCCTCGCCTCGATCATCATCGAACCGGCGAAGATCCTGTTCCTCAACAACGCGATCGGTAATGGCGTGCTCGTACCGCTCGCGGCGAAGCAGGCGGCCGGACCGGATGGCAAGTCCATCCTGTTCATGCTCGAGTCGAACCCCGGCCCCGGCCTCGGAATCCTGGTCGCGATGATGCTCTTCGGACCGATCGCCATTCGTGCGACCGTGCCCGCGGCGATCGTCGTGCAGTTCCTCGGTGGCATCCACGAGATCTACTTCCCGTATGTGCTCATGAAGCCGATCCTGCTCATCGCCGCGATCGCGGGTGGAGCCTCCGGTGTGCTCATGTTCAGCCTGTTCAACGACGGTCTGCTCGCTCCGGCGTCGCCGGGAAGCATCTTCGCCTACATCCTCGTGGCCTACCCGGGTGATCTTCCGACCATCCTTCTCGGAATCCTCGTGTCTGCGGGCGTAGCGTTCATTGTGGGAGCTGCGTTGCTCGGCTTCGGTCGTAACCAGAACAGCGGACTCGACCTCGAGGCCGCCAAGGAGCAGAGCGCGCGCAACAAGAACAAGCCGGCGACCGCCCCCGTCGCCTGA
- a CDS encoding 1-phosphofructokinase family hexose kinase, translating into MTLNPSLDRTVGVDHLERGAVLRTSAPTLEPGGKGVNLTRALSRNGIDSIAVLPVGGPEGAELSALLDAAGVATRLVPVNGRTRSNLTVSEPDGTVTKLNEPGTPLSAADFSVLATVLAGLVSARDWVVFSGSIPPGCSSDQLVALMTSVTDLGASLAVDTSGDALTASIAARPRVIKPNRAELAEAVGRELGSISDVIVAAEELRSRGVERVLVSLGADGAVLVGEHGATVGESTVLDHRSTVGAGDCFLAGFLSKFCADESDEESALVEALAWGAAAVGLPGTSVPGPGDIAYSNVHLVWQPDLDRPLVAT; encoded by the coding sequence GTGACGCTGAATCCGAGCCTCGACCGCACCGTCGGAGTCGATCATCTCGAGCGCGGTGCCGTTCTCCGCACCTCCGCCCCGACTCTGGAACCTGGCGGAAAGGGCGTCAACCTTACGCGGGCACTCTCGCGCAACGGCATCGACAGCATCGCCGTTCTGCCTGTCGGTGGCCCGGAGGGCGCCGAGTTGAGCGCGCTGTTGGATGCGGCCGGAGTGGCAACCCGACTCGTACCGGTGAACGGTCGCACCCGATCCAACCTCACCGTCTCCGAGCCTGATGGCACGGTCACCAAGTTGAATGAGCCGGGCACCCCGCTCTCCGCCGCCGATTTCTCCGTGCTCGCGACCGTTCTCGCCGGGCTGGTCTCGGCCCGCGACTGGGTGGTGTTCTCCGGGAGCATCCCGCCGGGATGCTCATCCGACCAGCTCGTGGCTCTGATGACCTCGGTTACAGACCTCGGAGCATCCCTAGCCGTCGATACCAGCGGGGATGCCCTCACCGCCTCGATCGCGGCCCGGCCACGGGTGATCAAGCCCAACCGTGCCGAACTCGCGGAGGCGGTCGGACGGGAGCTCGGCTCCATTTCCGACGTCATCGTCGCCGCGGAAGAGCTGCGCTCCCGCGGTGTCGAGCGCGTTCTGGTGAGCCTCGGTGCCGACGGCGCCGTGCTCGTCGGCGAGCACGGCGCGACAGTGGGTGAATCGACGGTGCTCGATCACCGCAGCACCGTCGGGGCCGGCGACTGCTTCCTCGCCGGCTTCCTCTCGAAATTCTGCGCCGACGAATCGGATGAGGAATCGGCCCTGGTCGAGGCCCTCGCCTGGGGCGCGGCAGCAGTCGGTCTTCCGGGTACCTCCGTTCCCGGTCCGGGCGATATCGCCTACTCGAACGTCCATCTGGTCTGGCAGCCGGACTTGGATCGGCCACTCGTGGCCACCTGA
- a CDS encoding DeoR/GlpR family DNA-binding transcription regulator, with product MYAPERHKQILETARSFGRVEVAGLARDLAVTPETVRRDLTALERRGVLRRVHGGAIPVERFGNEPDVADREAHSTGQKERIARAALEELPDGGSIILDAGTTTVRLAQLLPTDRELTVVTHSIPVAAILTGRSNINLHLLGGVVRPRTLAAVGEWTKAQIVDVFADVAFMGTNGISVERGLTTPDIAEATIKRALIEASRRVVVLADHTKFGREDFARVAPLSVVDTIITDVGLDVEFAEDIESAGPTVVIV from the coding sequence ATGTACGCTCCTGAGCGACACAAGCAGATCCTGGAGACTGCGCGGTCCTTCGGCCGCGTCGAGGTCGCCGGACTCGCTCGTGACCTCGCGGTGACACCGGAGACCGTGCGCCGAGATCTCACGGCGCTGGAACGTCGCGGGGTTCTGCGTCGGGTACACGGGGGAGCAATCCCGGTCGAACGCTTCGGCAACGAGCCGGATGTCGCGGACCGCGAGGCTCACTCCACCGGGCAGAAAGAACGCATCGCCCGCGCGGCGCTCGAAGAGCTCCCCGACGGTGGTTCGATCATCCTCGACGCCGGAACGACGACGGTGCGACTGGCGCAACTGCTCCCGACCGACAGGGAGCTCACCGTCGTCACCCACTCCATCCCGGTCGCGGCGATCCTCACGGGACGTTCCAACATCAACCTCCACCTTCTCGGCGGAGTCGTCCGACCGCGAACGCTGGCCGCGGTGGGGGAGTGGACCAAGGCGCAGATCGTCGATGTCTTCGCGGATGTCGCCTTCATGGGCACCAACGGGATCAGCGTGGAACGCGGGCTCACCACCCCCGATATCGCCGAGGCGACCATCAAGCGCGCCCTGATCGAGGCATCCCGACGCGTCGTCGTGCTGGCCGATCACACCAAATTCGGCCGCGAGGACTTCGCGCGTGTCGCGCCGCTCAGCGTGGTCGACACGATCATCACGGATGTCGGCCTCGACGTGGAGTTCGCCGAAGACATCGAGAGCGCCGGCCCGACGGTGGTGATCGTGTGA